A single window of Canis lupus familiaris isolate Mischka breed German Shepherd chromosome 7, alternate assembly UU_Cfam_GSD_1.0, whole genome shotgun sequence DNA harbors:
- the LOC119872638 gene encoding SLAM family member 8-like isoform X3, which produces MTWGISSGANYTILLQVSPGARDPEWVNFQYKFQKRVRVLNITTLRMNNLTLEDTGLYRARSFYSRGRQYDQDFHLTVYEPLPLPQIRTTNLSTTPGWCNITVQCDTPGTREDLTMSWRSRGLPRELEQGGAPGPAPSPWTLALSLPLTQPSTSLTCVLSNQGDQKTATLDLGDICGHGAARGPHTESEALDQDEPPLQPQTLDGSGHVSSEVGTVSCSSQPPGLKQELGKC; this is translated from the exons ATGACCTGGGGGATCTCCTCCGGGGCAAACTACACAATCCTGCTGCAGGTCTCCCCTGGGGCACGCGATCCAGAATGGGTCAACTTCCAGTACAAGTTCCAGAAGAGGGTCCGTGTGCTCAACATTACGACCCTGAGGATGAACAACCTGACCCTGGAGGACACTGGGCTGTACCGGGCTCGGAGCTTCTACTCCAGAGGAAGACAATACGACCAGGATTTCCACCTGACTGTGTATG agcccctgccccttccccagatCCGGACCACGAATCTGTCCACCACCCCAGGCTGGTGCAACATCACCGTGCAGTGTGACACCCCGGGAACCAGGGAGGACCTGACCATGTCCTGGAGGAGCAGGGGACTCCCCAGGGAGCTGGAACAGGGAGGGGCCCCAGgaccagcccccagcccctggaccCTGGCTCTGAGCCTGCCCCTGACCCAGCCCAGCACCAGCCTCACCTGTGTGCTCAGCAACCAGGGGGACCAGAAAACTGCCACCTTGGACCTTGGGGACATCTGTGGCCACG GAGCCGCCAGGGGCCCCCACACTGAGAGTGAGGCTCTGGACCAGGATGAGCCTCCTCTGCAGCCCCAAACCCTGGACGGCAGCGGCCAC GTGTCCTCAGAGGTGGGCACCGTGTCCTGTTCCTCTCAGCCCCCGGGCCTCAAGCAGGAGCTCGGGAAGTGTTGA